In Chelmon rostratus isolate fCheRos1 chromosome 20, fCheRos1.pri, whole genome shotgun sequence, a single window of DNA contains:
- the spag6 gene encoding sperm-associated antigen 6 has protein sequence MSQRQIIQVFEQYQKSRMQFVQTVADLASRPQNIEILLNAGVMSMLRPLILDVVPGIQQTAALALGRLADHSDDLAEAVVKEGILPQLVHSLASQNRFYKKAAAFVLRAVAKHSPELSQAVVACGGVDALVLCLEDFDPGVKEAAAWALGYIARHNTLLSQSVVDAGAVPLLVMCLLEPEMALKRIAASTLSDISKHTPELAHTVVDNGAIAHLAQMILNPDAKLKRQVFSALSQISKHSVSLAEMVIEAEIFPAAVACLRDPDEYVRKNVTTLMREVVKHTPELSQVIVNCGGMAAVIDYLGDCRGNLRLPGIMMLGYVAAHSENLAMAVILSKGVPQLALCLSEESEHHIKAATAWSIGQIGHHTPEHAKAVSTANLLPRLLELYMDASSSEDLQAKSKKALKSILQKCIDLPALEPLLYDVPSNILKHVLCQFSKVLPHDSKARRLFVTSGGLKKVQEIQAEPGSLLQEHINAINSCFPEEIVRYYSPGYSEVLLERLENYQPA, from the exons ATGAGTCAGCGGCAGATCATTCAAG tttttgAGCAGTATCAGAAATCAAGAATGCAGTTCGTGCAAACTGTTGCTGACCTGGCATCCCGACCACAAAACATAGAAATCCTCCTAAATGCTG gtgtgatgTCCATGCTGCGTCCCCTGATACTGGACGTGGTCCCCGGCATCCAGCAGACGGCCGCTCTGGCTCTGGGCCGCCTGGCGGACCACAGTGATGACCTGGCCGAGGCCGTGGTGAAGGAAGGCATCCTGCCTCAGCTGGTCCACTCTCTGGCATCACAGAAT agGTTCTACAAGAAGGCAGCAGCATTTGTGCTGCGTGCGGTTGCCAAACACTCCCCGGAGCTGTCCCAGGCCGTGGTGGCCTGTGGGGGAGTTGATGCCCTGGTCCTCTGCCTGGAGGATTTTGACCCCGGGGTGAAGGAGGCCGCCGCCTGGGCTCTAGGCTACATCGCACGACACAACACAT TGTTGTCTCAGTCGGTCGTGGATGCGGGTGCTGTTCCCCTGCTGGTGATGTGTCTCCTGGAGCCTGAGATGGCCCTCAAACGCATCGCGGCCTCCACCCTCAGTGAcatctccaaacacacaccGGAGTTGGCCCACACTGTGGTGGACAATGGTGCCATTGCACACCTGGCACAGATGATCCTCAACCCAGACGCCAAACTCAAG AGGCAGGTGTTCTCAGCCCTCAGTCAGATCAGCAAACACTCGGTCAGCCTGGCAGAGATGGTGATAGAGGCTGAGATCTTCCCTGCAGCTGTGGCCTGCCTCAGGGATCCAGACGAGTACGTCAGAAAGAACGTCACCACCCTGATGAGGGAGGTGGTGAAACACACGCCTGAG CTGTCCCAGGTGATTGTGAATTGTGGCGGCATGGCAGCAGTGATTGACTATCTGGGCGACTGCCGTGGAAACCTGCGGCTGCCGGGGATCATGATGCTGGGATATGTGGCAGCTCACAGTGAGAACCTCGCCATGGCTGTCATTCTCTCCAAG GGGGTGCCCCAGCTGGCCCTTTGTCTGTCAGAGGAGTCTGAACATCACATCAAGGCTGCCACGGCCTGGTCCATCGGCCAGATAGGCCATCACACCCCTGAGCACGCCAAGGCGGTGTCCACAGCCAACCTGCTGCCCAGACTGCTGGAACTCTACATGGACgccagcagctcagaggacCTACAGGCTAAA AGTAAGAAGGCTCTGAAGAGCATCCTGCAGAAGTGCATCGACCTGCCAGCTCTAGAGCCCCTCCTCtatgatgtccccagcaacaTCCTCAAACACGTACTCTGCCAGTTCAGCAAG GTGCTGCCTCATGACAGTAAGGCTCGCCGTCTGTTCGTGACCAGCGGGGGGCTGAAGAAAGTCCAGGAGATCCAAGCTGAACCCGGCTCCCTTCTGCAGGAGCACATCAACGCTATCAACAGCTGTTTCCCTGAAGAGATCgtcag